The genomic window AGTTCTTTGATAGAAAGTTATGGGAAACCACTAGCTCCAAAGTCTGAGGGTCTTGGAAAAAGAACGCGAGATCTCAACTCTCCAGGATTAGGGTTTACCCCATCTCCCTGATGTGTGTCACAGTTTGAAAGTCGGAACCCACAGAAATCTTGAAAATGTTAAACTCTCCATCCAGTTCAGCATGCCCAGGAGACCACATTCCACTTCCCAGCTCTTGCCGCATTTCCCAATTCTTGTGTGCATGGAACAAGAGCAGCAGTCAGGAGGACCAGGCGCTGGAGCAGCGCCTGACCCACAGATGGGGCAGCCCGGCCGCGGAGAGCCCGACCAGTACCTGGCCAAGCAGTTCTCCTCTGCAGCGCATCTCAGGTTGTACATGGACATCTTTTGCACGTACGTGGACGCCTGGATGTAGTACGGATCTGGCACCAGGTCCGGGAGACCTAAACGTCAGGAGGCGATGGGGATAGGTAGCTGTgagccagcccagcacccccTACCCCGGCCCTGGGTACCCTCCGTGTCCCTGACTCCTCACCCTTCACCCAAGCGGGCTGCGGGTAGCAGGAGGACGGGGGACGCCAAGGGCTGCAAAGCAAAGTGGAAAGAAAGCAGGAGGGGCCAGGCGCGCGCGGTTTGCACCGGATTCCAGGGCTGCCTCTGCAGGCGCAGGGGGAGGGATCGGAGCCGCGGGGACTAAGGCCTGCCGCGCCCAGGCAGCCACGTTGGGGAGCCACGGAGTGGCGGAAGGGGTGCGCGGCTGCTTCCTGCGACTTGGGGTGCTTACCGTACTGGAAATAGCCGGTGCCGTATCCGGGCCGATACCTGCTCCCAGGCCGAGGCCTTTCGTACGTGTCGTAGTAGTTGTAATAGGGGTTGTCGTCGGAGTACTTGTAGGGGTTGTAGGGGTCGTCGCCCACCATGCCATCCACGCGGCTGGGCGGCCGCAGGTTACTGAGCGCCGGGCGCTCTCCCGGCGCGGTCTGGTTGGCGTCGCGGGCCCCGGACGCCGAGTAGCCAGCCTGGAACCAGTGGCGGGCGGCGGGTCTGGGTCGGCCGGCGCCCCCCGCCGTGCCTGCGGCCCGCTCCCGCGCTGCCGCCGTGCGGTTGCGGAGCAGCAGGATCGGCGTGCGCGGCTGCGGGGCTGCGGCGTTGGCAGCGCCCGGGGCGGTGGTGCCCGGGTCCCGTCGGCGCTGCGGCTGGTACTGCGAGCCCAGGCTCAGCAGGCTGAACACCTGCCCGTTGTTCTCCCATTGGATCCTCTGGCGCCAGGCGGCCGGAGCCGCGGGCGGCTGGCGAGGGGGCTGCTGTTGGCCGGCTGCCGGCGGGGCGCAGCGCAGGAGCGCGCAGAGCTGCAGCGGCCCGAGCAGAAGCGCGGTCCAGGCGAAGCGCATCGCTCCCGTCGCCTGACTGCTCCCACTCCGGGAGGACGCAGATCGGAGAAGAGAGAAACGGGGCCCGAATCACGTGAGGGAGGGGAGAAATCTTCAACCAGGGAGGCCGGTAACTCAGTCCCTACAAGCAATGCCAAGGGTGGGCTGCGGACCCTTGCCCAGCAAAGGCGGCTGCTGGGACGTGGCACCCGCCTGTCTCCTCTTTCCCAGTCCTCCTGGAAGGCGGCGGGGAGCGGCGCGGCGGCCCCGGCGAGCGGGCAGCGTCTGgagtgaaggaaggaggagagatttTAAACTTTCTGGCACGTTTGCAAAGTTACACAAGCAGTTCTGGCCCGGCAGCCCCTCCGCTATTTGTTCACGTAATGCGATTGGAAACGTGCAAGGCGGACAGCTCCtcgcctctgcccctccctcccgtcctgtcctcctccccccagACACGTTGCACAGGGAGCGTTAAGGGGAAAGAACAAAACGGAGCACACATCCTGAGACACACTCGGCTTAATCTGGGGCGAACATGCAGGAATTTCAAAAGACTCAGACAGGCGAAGGCAGCCAGGCCATGGGGCGACGCCAAAATATGCATGAAGAAAAATGCTATTAGGTCACCAGCCCTGGAGAGGCGGGAAGtcgggaggtggggagggtgctgggggcGAGAGTCGGGGAGGaacgggggcgggggtggggtggggagggatgctGGTGACTAACGTTTATCCATAAGGAGTTAACCAGACGAATTTCCCAATGCATACTCACTCGCTTTTATGGTAAGCGCCCTCAGCAAATAAACCCCAGGAtatcaaattttgtttttctgtgtgtagGTAATATGAGAAATGGGTTACAAATTTGTTTCCTACAGTGAATATTTTAATAACCAAAAGTGAAATTTTACAGGGAACAAAGCCACGTCTAACCCTGAAGAGATGGATAAACCTGTCTCTTTTTCAAAACGCCGGCCTGATTTGTACTTCCAGCAAAAGTGGAGAACCATCTTTCATCTGGACAGCATCTACCAGGACATTTCAGTAAAGGGGGGCTACACCAAGTGTGCCCAAGATAGCACTTGGAAGGCAGCTTCAAGGAAGCGTTTTACATGACTTTTCTCATTCTACATCCGATTTGGAGGTTTGGCtttggattctttaaaaaagttaaatcatCATTTGCTAAACTGTGAAAATTCAGTAAAACATCCTATGGTGTTTGGTTGATCTTCCAGTGTAAGCAAAGGGGTTTCTGAAGAAATAGCCTCGGAGTTCAGATTCTGGTAAGGACAAAGGAGTAGGAGTAGCCAGACAAGAATGGGTGGCAGATGGGTAGGAGGCAGGTAATGCTGCCTGGAAAGAGATACTTAATGGACCAGTTACCCAAACATACCATGCAGGGTTTGGGTAGTGTTGGAAgcatctcaaagaaaaaaaatctttaggctGATTTAAAACTGTGACTCAGAACCagattttaataacttttttttatcaGTCTCATTACTAGGCTGTTGTCTAGATATACTTCATTATTCACCTCTCACTGTCGATCTCTTTCTCTGCAATTTAACCACCGCATTTTGATGATGTGGTGGACAGCTGCTGATTTGAATGCCTAGCATCCAtgttcctttctttgttcttttttttgtgtttttttgttttttgtttttcctagcgAGAACCACTgtattttcctttgggaaaactCCCCTACACTGTTGCATGGTGGGATTGACTGAGCATTCATAAGAGTTTTGCCACTGCAAGCAGTGGCAACAAGATCCCAGCTTGGCTCATCAAACCATCTCCCTACAATTGGAATCATGAGCAGATGGACACAAGGCTCAAAAATGTTGGAGCTCACTCTTGCCGCTACTCAAGAAAGTTTCTACGAGTTCTTGCTACACGGATTCCCCTTGAGCTGTTTCAGACCAGTACCTTCCAAGACCTGATCCTTCAGCTTTTCCTTACTTTTCTCCATTGCCTTCCTTTGTGGCTTGACATGGTCAGAGTCAGTTGCTGTTGTCTGCCACTTaagaaccctgactgatactGAGGGGGATTGTGACTGGTTCTCTCAGCTAATCAGATCTCATGATTCTACATCAAACTTGATGGGTTTcgggtctttattttattttattttttattcataagcgacacacaaagagaggaagagacataagcagagggagaataaggctcactgcagggagcctgatgtggaactccatcccaggaccctgggatcattacctgagccaaaggcagacgctcaaccgctgagctgcctAGGTACCCTGGGGTTGGCTCTTTTTGAGTCAAATTAGATTTGCTCTTCCTGTGACCACACAGCATCCTTGGTTACAAAGGCTTCAGGTGGAAGCTTGCCAGTGGATTGGCAAGTCCACCATTATATGATGAAGGTGAAAATGCAAGTGCAAATCCCACTGAGAGCAAGTGAACAGTGCCACATCTCTGTCTGAAAGTCAGAGACATTTTATAGACTTGCTGCAGAACTTAAAATTAAACTACTCAGTTTCTCCGAACCCACTAAGAGAAGATGGAGCAAAAAGAAGCAGGTGTATATAATTTGGATGGACAGGCTAAATGATAGGGgaagcaggaagggagagaatgtaattatctctcatctctcatctgcCCATGAATGGCTTGTTCCCCAGAAACAGAATCCCGTAACTGCTAGTGCTTGACCACACGTGGCTGAGGGAAGATCTCTTCTGTGGAGATGACAGACACTGTCAGATTGGCAGACCAGAGCAGCCCCTAATGGGAGGGTAGAAAGTTTATGCTGGATGTTGTTGAAAATTTTCCATCCTGGtgctcaaaaaaaagaaaagaaaagaaaaaagaaaaaaaagaaaaaaaagaaagaaagaaagaagaaagaaagaaagaaagaaagaaaaagctgtgCATCTTTAAACAGCTGATTTACTTCCCCTGGCTTTTAGTTTTCTGTAGGATAACTAAAAGATTAACCCAAATTCTTTCTAAAGCCTTTATTCCTAGTTTTAAAGCTGCTGATTCTTTGTGTCTAAGTAATTCCAGTGACTTTGCATTTATTCACTATAATGTTGCATTATGAACATTAATATTTCATTAAGTAACTCCTTTATTTGGACCTCAAAACATCtgatatattttatgtgtgaGTTAGAGTCTATGGACtactattttcccattttacatattTCCCTTCAGTGAAATTCagtgtacatttttgttttttacaaatctCCCTTGATCACATTTATGCTCTGAAGCGTAGTATACCATAAGGTTGATTTACACACATGAACACTCAATGAATGTCAACTGATTCACTCATTTGCAGAATTTATAGCTGAACGAGCTTTATCATTTGTTTCAAATTTGTGCTAACagacttaaaaatgtattatcagAGTATAAATAGCTAGAACAGTAGTAGTAtgcaatatgtattttcttttaaacacacATACAGTACTTAAGGGTAGAAAACATATTATCCTATGTCACCCTTCCTAATAAGATATTttgctggttttctctctcttccactttctcTAAAGTCTCTCTGGCTTAAGACTCAGTCAGCTGAAAACAAACATATGGCTACCACGTGGGAGACAATTGAAACTGTGCAAGGCCTGTAGGAGACactgtagatatatatatatatatatatatatatatatatatatatatatatatatattttttttttttttttttttttttaccatcacaGAAAGCGTTTATTACCACAGAGGAAACCAGGAGATGCCGGAGCCCATGCCCGGCTGCCTGGGCAGTGGGAGTACTCAGGGAGAGGGGACAGTAGGTGGGAACCCCATTAATCATGTTTGGGCAGTTTCTGACCAGCAGTTTGCTCAGGCCGGGAGATACTCTGCCTGGGCCAGTGTGGAAAGCTTGAGGAGACCAGCTTTGACAAGCAGGCTTCCTCCTGGACAAAGCAAAGAACAGCCAGAACCAAGGGCAACAGCCACACAGACATCGAAATCCAATTAGGCTTATTACATCAGAAGTGTGTTTCACCCTGACCATAAAACAAGAGGGAAAAGGGAGCAACTGGGCCCTAGTGGGCTATATACCATGCCCTCTTTTCAATGACAAAACTATTATTCTATATAAATGGATTTCTATAATGTATTCTATAAAACTGGATTAACCACACTTTCTTCTAATCAACAATGAAATAACAACAACTATGGCAGATACGTCAAAATACCTTTAGCTTTTTAGCTTTGGTAAGGGCCGGAGCTGATTCCACTTTGACCTTGAGACTTTCTTTTAATGGATAATTCTGCAGTATATACCATATGAAGAAGAATGTTGGAATGAGACTAATCCACTTTTTTAGGTTCTAGAACTATTGAcatcaagaattttttaaaattttatttttaagtaatatctgtatccaacatgggacttaaactcacaacccccaaattaagagttgcatgctctgccgaAGGAGCCAGCCAGGTAACCATTCCATATCAAGAGTTTAAACTGAAACAATGGTTGGTCCATTgacctagaagtagaatttgtCATAAGGCTTATATTCATGGTATTTGTTAACTATATTTATAGTTATGGGataattcatataaatgggaAGTAGAATTATGCAGGAAGCCCAAACCACCAAACAATGCCACTTGAATGACCAGGGCCAGAACACTAAAGAATTCCAGGTTGAACATAAATTCTTTTGTTTGGGGATCAGAAAGTTCATATCAATTTTGTTCATTAGTGAAGATGAATGTTCATATGTGCTTTGGTGCCATGTAGTTTGGaaacatcacaaagaaaaataaagaaagtgggTAGTTGgagatgtggggggaggggatatGATTGAGAAAATAGGAAGGTATGACATCAACACAAGAGGAATGACTTAAGAGATGAATAAggagcacatttttaaaaagtaattcagaaATGGCAACAGAGTGAAACAAAGAACTAGAACTCATCTTACTTGGAGTAAAATGGAGGAGAGGACTGAGTAAGTAAGTACTAAAGTCTACAGTGCTCTTGTGTTCCCTTCTTATTCTTGTCTTCTGCCACATAGCACTTCCAGGTACTCATCCAAATATAAAAAGTAGACAGTTGGTACACATTTGTATGTGTGTCAAGAATGGGctgaaaagaaaatctgtaaacAGACTGAGTAGAGGAATTccagaaataacaaattttaaatatatcttctttggttaCCCATCCCCTTGGGCCACCTAGGGAATGGAAATGTGGAACTTGCCCGTAGGGAATTGAAAAGTATTTCATTCTAGTGTCTTTTCTACATATTCATATGTGATTAAGTAAATAATGGTAGTCAttataacaaaatggaaaaatgagaagagatgaATTTATGATAGGAGAATGGCCCTTTGAAATTCACTGAATCAGAGTTCAAAGTAACTTGGTTATATTGACCACAAAAAATAAGGGGTCAGCCAGTTGGCAAAACTGCCGAGAAGTAAAGTCCAAGTGACTTGATTGGACTGGACAGACTGTCCAATGACAATGAAGCAAGTGTTCTTCACACCGTGCAGTGTACAAAGGTCATTCCTAT from Canis lupus familiaris isolate Mischka breed German Shepherd chromosome 11, alternate assembly UU_Cfam_GSD_1.0, whole genome shotgun sequence includes these protein-coding regions:
- the LOX gene encoding protein-lysine 6-oxidase isoform X2 — encoded protein: MRFAWTALLLGPLQLCALLRCAPPAAGQQQPPRQPPAAPAAWRQRIQWENNGQVFSLLSLGSQYQPQRRRDPGTTAPGAANAAAPQPRTPILLLRNRTAAARERAAGTAGGAGRPRPAARHWFQAGYSASGARDANQTAPGERPALSNLRPPSRVDGMVGDDPYNPYKYSDDNPYYNYYDTYERPRPGSRYRPGYGTGYFQYGLPDLVPDPYYIQASTYVQKMSMYNLRCAAEENCLASSAYRADVRDYDHRVLLRFPQRVKNQGTSDFLPSRPRYSWEWHSCHQHYHSMDEFSHYDLLDASTQRRVAEGHKASFCLEDTSCDYGYHRRFACTAHTQGLSPGCYDTYNADIDCQWIDITDVKPGNYILKVSVNPSYLVPESDYSNNVVRCEIRYTGHHAYASGCTISP
- the LOX gene encoding protein-lysine 6-oxidase isoform X1 is translated as MRFAWTALLLGPLQLCALLRCAPPAAGQQQPPRQPPAAPAAWRQRIQWENNGQVFSLLSLGSQYQPQRRRDPGTTAPGAANAAAPQPRTPILLLRNRTAAARERAAGTAGGAGRPRPAARHWFQAGYSASGARDANQTAPGERPALSNLRPPSRVDGMVGDDPYNPYKYSDDNPYYNYYDTYERPRPGSRYRPGYGTGYFQYGLPDLVPDPYYIQASTYVQKMSMYNLRCAAEENCLASSAYRADVRDYDHRVLLRFPQRVKNQGTSDFLPSRPRYSWEWHSCHQHYHSMDEFSHYDLLDASTQRRVAEGHKASFCLEDTSCDYGYHRRFACTAHTQGLSPGCYDTYNADIDCQWIDITDVKPGNYILKVSVNPSYLVPESDYSNNVVRCEIRYTGHHAYASGCTISPY